In the genome of Coregonus clupeaformis isolate EN_2021a chromosome 1, ASM2061545v1, whole genome shotgun sequence, one region contains:
- the LOC121569779 gene encoding bone morphogenetic protein receptor type-1A isoform X2 has translation MTGLPSYIAAVGVCILLVIRAEAGQNPDHMLHGTGHKHESRKPGDGPTVAPEDGARFLSCYCSGHCPEDHKNNTCETNGQCFAIIEEDDHGEAILTSGCMKYEGSHFQCKDSPRAQTRRTIECCDTDFCNRDLQPTLPPPMDTGSYFGSAHWLAFLISMTVCCCTLICITVVCYYRYKWQTARQRYHRDLEQDEAFIPVGESLKDLINQSQSSSSGSGLPLLVQRTIAKQIQMVRQIGKGRYGEVWLGRWRGEKVAVKVFFTREEASWFRETEIYQTVLMRHENILGFIAADIKGTGAFTQLLLITDYHENGSLYDYLKFTTLDTQSLLRLAYSAACALCHLHTEIYGTQGKPAIAHRDLKSKNILMKKNGTCCIADLGLAVKFNSDTKEVDAPLSTRVGTRRYMAPEVLDETLNKNHFQAYIMADIYSYGLIIWEMARRCVTGGIVEDHQLPYYEMVPADPSFEDMLEVVCVKGLRPTVSNRWNGDECLRAMLKLMSECWAHNPASRLTILRVKKTLAKMVESQDIKI, from the exons ATGACAGGGTTGCCCTCTTACATCGCTGCGGTGGGAGTCTGCATCCTACTGGTGATCAGAGCTGAAG ctGGTCAGAATCCAGACCACATGCTCCATGGCACCGGACACAAGCATGAGTCCAGGAAGCCCGGAGACGGCCCCACGGTGGCCCCAGAAGACGGCGCCCGCTTTCTGAGCTGCTACTGCTCCGGCCACTGTCCAGAGGACCACAAAAATAACACCTGCGA GACGAATGGCCAGTGTTTTGCCATCATAGAGGAGGATGATCATGGAGAAGCCATTCTGACCTCTGGCTGCATGAAGTATGAAGGCTCACATTTTCAATGCAAG GATTCGCCCAGGGCTCAGACAAGGCGAACGATCGAATGCTGTGATACAGACTTCTGTAATCGGGACCTGCAGCCCACATTACCTCCCCCAATGGACACTG GTTCCTACTTTGGCAGTGCCCATTGGCTGGCTTTCCTTATATCAATGACTGTGTGCTGCTGCACTCTCATCTGCATCACGGTAGTCTGTTACTACAG ATACAAGTGGCAGACGGCGAGGCAGCGGTACCACCGGGACCTGGAGCAGGATGAGGCCTTCATCCCTGTGGGAGAATCTCTCAAAGACCTCATCAACCAGTCCCAGTCCTCTAGCAGTGGCTCTGGGCTCCCCCTGCTG GTGCAGCGTACCATTGCCAAGCAGATCCAGATGGTACGTCAGATCGGCAAGGGGCGCTACGGCGAGGTGTGGCTGGGCCGCTGGCGGGGAGAGAAGGTGGCCGTCAAGGTGTTTTTCACCCGGGAGGAGGCCAGTTGGTTCAGAGAGACTGAGATTTACCAAACTGTCCTCATGAGGCACGAGAACATACTGG GTTTCATAGCAGCAGACATCAAGGGTACTGGGGCCTTCACACAGCTCTTACTCATCACAGACTACCATGAGAACGGCTCCCTGTATGACTACCTGAAGTTCACCACGCTGGACACCCAGAGCCTGCTGCGGCTGGCCTACTCTGCTGCCTGCGCCCTGTGCCACCTCCACACGGAGATCTACGGCACCCAGGGCAAGCCGGCCATCGCCCACCGAGACCTCAAGAGCAAGAACATCCTGATGAAGAAGAATGGAACCTGCTGCATCGCTGACCTGGGCCTGGCTGTCAAGTTCAACAG TGATACCAAAGAGGTGGACGCCCCACTGAGTACACGGGTGGGGACCCGGAGGTACATGGCCCCCGAGGTGTTGGATGAGACCCTGAACAAGAACCACTTCCAGGCCTACATCATGGCTGATATATACAGCTACGGCCTCATCATCTGGGAGATGGCCCGCCGCTGTGTAACAGGAG ggaTAGTGGAGGACCACCAGCTGCCCTACTACGAGATGGTGCCGGCAGATCCGTCTTTTGAGGACATGCTGGAGGTGGTGTGTGTTAAAGGGCTGCGGCCCACCGTGTCCAACAGATGGAACGGTGACGAG TGTCTGAGAGCCATGCTGAAGCTGATGTCTGAGTGCTGGGCCCACAACCCCGCCTCGCGCCTCACCATCTTACGAGTCAAGAAGACCTTGGCCAAAATGGTGGAATCGCAGGACATCAAAATTTGA
- the LOC121569779 gene encoding bone morphogenetic protein receptor type-1A isoform X1, producing the protein MTGLPSYIAAVGVCILLVIRAEGIQTGQNPDHMLHGTGHKHESRKPGDGPTVAPEDGARFLSCYCSGHCPEDHKNNTCETNGQCFAIIEEDDHGEAILTSGCMKYEGSHFQCKDSPRAQTRRTIECCDTDFCNRDLQPTLPPPMDTGSYFGSAHWLAFLISMTVCCCTLICITVVCYYRYKWQTARQRYHRDLEQDEAFIPVGESLKDLINQSQSSSSGSGLPLLVQRTIAKQIQMVRQIGKGRYGEVWLGRWRGEKVAVKVFFTREEASWFRETEIYQTVLMRHENILGFIAADIKGTGAFTQLLLITDYHENGSLYDYLKFTTLDTQSLLRLAYSAACALCHLHTEIYGTQGKPAIAHRDLKSKNILMKKNGTCCIADLGLAVKFNSDTKEVDAPLSTRVGTRRYMAPEVLDETLNKNHFQAYIMADIYSYGLIIWEMARRCVTGGIVEDHQLPYYEMVPADPSFEDMLEVVCVKGLRPTVSNRWNGDECLRAMLKLMSECWAHNPASRLTILRVKKTLAKMVESQDIKI; encoded by the exons ATGACAGGGTTGCCCTCTTACATCGCTGCGGTGGGAGTCTGCATCCTACTGGTGATCAGAGCTGAAGGTATTCAAA ctGGTCAGAATCCAGACCACATGCTCCATGGCACCGGACACAAGCATGAGTCCAGGAAGCCCGGAGACGGCCCCACGGTGGCCCCAGAAGACGGCGCCCGCTTTCTGAGCTGCTACTGCTCCGGCCACTGTCCAGAGGACCACAAAAATAACACCTGCGA GACGAATGGCCAGTGTTTTGCCATCATAGAGGAGGATGATCATGGAGAAGCCATTCTGACCTCTGGCTGCATGAAGTATGAAGGCTCACATTTTCAATGCAAG GATTCGCCCAGGGCTCAGACAAGGCGAACGATCGAATGCTGTGATACAGACTTCTGTAATCGGGACCTGCAGCCCACATTACCTCCCCCAATGGACACTG GTTCCTACTTTGGCAGTGCCCATTGGCTGGCTTTCCTTATATCAATGACTGTGTGCTGCTGCACTCTCATCTGCATCACGGTAGTCTGTTACTACAG ATACAAGTGGCAGACGGCGAGGCAGCGGTACCACCGGGACCTGGAGCAGGATGAGGCCTTCATCCCTGTGGGAGAATCTCTCAAAGACCTCATCAACCAGTCCCAGTCCTCTAGCAGTGGCTCTGGGCTCCCCCTGCTG GTGCAGCGTACCATTGCCAAGCAGATCCAGATGGTACGTCAGATCGGCAAGGGGCGCTACGGCGAGGTGTGGCTGGGCCGCTGGCGGGGAGAGAAGGTGGCCGTCAAGGTGTTTTTCACCCGGGAGGAGGCCAGTTGGTTCAGAGAGACTGAGATTTACCAAACTGTCCTCATGAGGCACGAGAACATACTGG GTTTCATAGCAGCAGACATCAAGGGTACTGGGGCCTTCACACAGCTCTTACTCATCACAGACTACCATGAGAACGGCTCCCTGTATGACTACCTGAAGTTCACCACGCTGGACACCCAGAGCCTGCTGCGGCTGGCCTACTCTGCTGCCTGCGCCCTGTGCCACCTCCACACGGAGATCTACGGCACCCAGGGCAAGCCGGCCATCGCCCACCGAGACCTCAAGAGCAAGAACATCCTGATGAAGAAGAATGGAACCTGCTGCATCGCTGACCTGGGCCTGGCTGTCAAGTTCAACAG TGATACCAAAGAGGTGGACGCCCCACTGAGTACACGGGTGGGGACCCGGAGGTACATGGCCCCCGAGGTGTTGGATGAGACCCTGAACAAGAACCACTTCCAGGCCTACATCATGGCTGATATATACAGCTACGGCCTCATCATCTGGGAGATGGCCCGCCGCTGTGTAACAGGAG ggaTAGTGGAGGACCACCAGCTGCCCTACTACGAGATGGTGCCGGCAGATCCGTCTTTTGAGGACATGCTGGAGGTGGTGTGTGTTAAAGGGCTGCGGCCCACCGTGTCCAACAGATGGAACGGTGACGAG TGTCTGAGAGCCATGCTGAAGCTGATGTCTGAGTGCTGGGCCCACAACCCCGCCTCGCGCCTCACCATCTTACGAGTCAAGAAGACCTTGGCCAAAATGGTGGAATCGCAGGACATCAAAATTTGA
- the LOC121569779 gene encoding bone morphogenetic protein receptor type-1A isoform X3 — MLHGTGHKHESRKPGDGPTVAPEDGARFLSCYCSGHCPEDHKNNTCETNGQCFAIIEEDDHGEAILTSGCMKYEGSHFQCKDSPRAQTRRTIECCDTDFCNRDLQPTLPPPMDTGSYFGSAHWLAFLISMTVCCCTLICITVVCYYRYKWQTARQRYHRDLEQDEAFIPVGESLKDLINQSQSSSSGSGLPLLVQRTIAKQIQMVRQIGKGRYGEVWLGRWRGEKVAVKVFFTREEASWFRETEIYQTVLMRHENILGFIAADIKGTGAFTQLLLITDYHENGSLYDYLKFTTLDTQSLLRLAYSAACALCHLHTEIYGTQGKPAIAHRDLKSKNILMKKNGTCCIADLGLAVKFNSDTKEVDAPLSTRVGTRRYMAPEVLDETLNKNHFQAYIMADIYSYGLIIWEMARRCVTGGIVEDHQLPYYEMVPADPSFEDMLEVVCVKGLRPTVSNRWNGDECLRAMLKLMSECWAHNPASRLTILRVKKTLAKMVESQDIKI; from the exons ATGCTCCATGGCACCGGACACAAGCATGAGTCCAGGAAGCCCGGAGACGGCCCCACGGTGGCCCCAGAAGACGGCGCCCGCTTTCTGAGCTGCTACTGCTCCGGCCACTGTCCAGAGGACCACAAAAATAACACCTGCGA GACGAATGGCCAGTGTTTTGCCATCATAGAGGAGGATGATCATGGAGAAGCCATTCTGACCTCTGGCTGCATGAAGTATGAAGGCTCACATTTTCAATGCAAG GATTCGCCCAGGGCTCAGACAAGGCGAACGATCGAATGCTGTGATACAGACTTCTGTAATCGGGACCTGCAGCCCACATTACCTCCCCCAATGGACACTG GTTCCTACTTTGGCAGTGCCCATTGGCTGGCTTTCCTTATATCAATGACTGTGTGCTGCTGCACTCTCATCTGCATCACGGTAGTCTGTTACTACAG ATACAAGTGGCAGACGGCGAGGCAGCGGTACCACCGGGACCTGGAGCAGGATGAGGCCTTCATCCCTGTGGGAGAATCTCTCAAAGACCTCATCAACCAGTCCCAGTCCTCTAGCAGTGGCTCTGGGCTCCCCCTGCTG GTGCAGCGTACCATTGCCAAGCAGATCCAGATGGTACGTCAGATCGGCAAGGGGCGCTACGGCGAGGTGTGGCTGGGCCGCTGGCGGGGAGAGAAGGTGGCCGTCAAGGTGTTTTTCACCCGGGAGGAGGCCAGTTGGTTCAGAGAGACTGAGATTTACCAAACTGTCCTCATGAGGCACGAGAACATACTGG GTTTCATAGCAGCAGACATCAAGGGTACTGGGGCCTTCACACAGCTCTTACTCATCACAGACTACCATGAGAACGGCTCCCTGTATGACTACCTGAAGTTCACCACGCTGGACACCCAGAGCCTGCTGCGGCTGGCCTACTCTGCTGCCTGCGCCCTGTGCCACCTCCACACGGAGATCTACGGCACCCAGGGCAAGCCGGCCATCGCCCACCGAGACCTCAAGAGCAAGAACATCCTGATGAAGAAGAATGGAACCTGCTGCATCGCTGACCTGGGCCTGGCTGTCAAGTTCAACAG TGATACCAAAGAGGTGGACGCCCCACTGAGTACACGGGTGGGGACCCGGAGGTACATGGCCCCCGAGGTGTTGGATGAGACCCTGAACAAGAACCACTTCCAGGCCTACATCATGGCTGATATATACAGCTACGGCCTCATCATCTGGGAGATGGCCCGCCGCTGTGTAACAGGAG ggaTAGTGGAGGACCACCAGCTGCCCTACTACGAGATGGTGCCGGCAGATCCGTCTTTTGAGGACATGCTGGAGGTGGTGTGTGTTAAAGGGCTGCGGCCCACCGTGTCCAACAGATGGAACGGTGACGAG TGTCTGAGAGCCATGCTGAAGCTGATGTCTGAGTGCTGGGCCCACAACCCCGCCTCGCGCCTCACCATCTTACGAGTCAAGAAGACCTTGGCCAAAATGGTGGAATCGCAGGACATCAAAATTTGA